One window from the genome of Streptomyces sp. NBC_00287 encodes:
- a CDS encoding glutathionylspermidine synthase family protein — translation MERRTIEPRPGWQQTVEEQGLIYPLTRYPDNSLRPYWDESAYYVFSLEEVEALEEVVEELHRMCLRAAEHIVTSGRLADLGITDPRVAQAVTEAWRRRSELPSVYGRFDLRYDGRGPAKLLEYNADTPTSLVEAASPQWFWMEERFPGADQWNSLHERLIAAWKKQAALLPPGSPLYFAHSSADELGEDLMTVAYLKETAEQAGLDTDWISMEEIGWDRLSGRFVDNRLRFIRSCFKLYPWEWLTTDRFADHVLDTLDNGGGTGSTLWIEPAWKMLLSNKALLAILWELYPGHPNLLPAHLDGPRELAHTAGYVAKPLLGREGAGVTVHEPGADPVIRDEPCCYQELAPLPDFDGNRVVLGAWVVEDESAGLGIRESSGLITDEYARFLPHVIL, via the coding sequence ATGGAACGCCGCACCATCGAACCCCGCCCCGGCTGGCAGCAGACCGTCGAGGAACAGGGGCTGATCTACCCGCTCACCCGCTACCCCGACAACTCCCTGCGCCCGTACTGGGACGAGAGCGCCTACTACGTCTTCTCCCTGGAGGAGGTCGAGGCGCTGGAGGAGGTCGTCGAGGAGCTTCACCGCATGTGTCTGCGGGCGGCGGAGCACATCGTCACCTCCGGGCGCCTCGCCGACCTCGGCATCACCGACCCGCGCGTGGCGCAGGCGGTCACCGAGGCCTGGCGCCGCCGCAGCGAACTCCCGTCCGTCTACGGCCGTTTCGATCTGCGCTATGACGGCCGTGGCCCGGCGAAGCTCCTGGAGTACAACGCCGACACGCCCACCTCCCTGGTCGAGGCCGCCTCCCCGCAGTGGTTCTGGATGGAGGAGCGCTTCCCCGGCGCCGATCAGTGGAACTCCCTCCATGAACGCCTGATCGCCGCCTGGAAGAAGCAGGCCGCCCTCCTCCCGCCCGGCAGCCCCCTGTACTTCGCGCACTCCTCCGCCGACGAGCTCGGCGAGGACCTGATGACGGTGGCCTACCTCAAGGAGACCGCCGAGCAGGCCGGCCTCGACACCGACTGGATCTCCATGGAGGAGATCGGCTGGGACCGTCTCTCCGGACGCTTCGTCGACAACCGGCTCCGCTTCATCCGCAGTTGCTTCAAGCTCTACCCCTGGGAGTGGCTCACCACCGACCGCTTCGCCGACCACGTCCTGGACACCCTCGACAACGGCGGCGGTACCGGATCCACCCTCTGGATCGAACCGGCCTGGAAGATGCTCCTGTCCAACAAGGCCCTGCTGGCGATCCTCTGGGAGCTCTACCCCGGCCACCCCAACCTGCTCCCCGCCCATCTCGACGGCCCACGCGAACTCGCCCACACCGCCGGCTACGTCGCCAAGCCCCTGCTGGGCCGCGAAGGCGCGGGCGTCACGGTCCACGAACCGGGCGCCGACCCCGTGATCCGCGACGAGCCCTGCTGCTACCAGGAGTTGGCTCCCCTGCCCGACTTCGACGGCAACCGGGTCGTCCTCGGCGCCTGGGTCGTCGAGGACGAGTCGGCGGGCCTAGGCATCCGGGAGTCCTCCGGACTCATCACGGACGAGTACGCCCGCTTCCTGCCACACGTCATCCTCTAG
- a CDS encoding quaternary amine ABC transporter ATP-binding protein, whose protein sequence is MNGTPVFSVDGLWKVFGPKADRVPTDPELSALSPAELRSRTGCTAAVRDVSFDVRKGEVFVVMGLSGSGKSTLVRCLTRLIEPTSGTIAIDGEDVRAMDKSRLRELRRHRAAMVFQHFGLLPHRTVLDNVAYGLEIQGVGKSERRERAAEVVAKVGLEGMEQRKPSQLSGGQRQRVGLARALAVDPEVLLFDEPFSALDPLIRRDMQEEVIRLHREEGRTMVFITHDLSEALKLGDRIALMRDGRVVQLGTPEEIVGSPADDYVREFVRDVPREQVMTVRTAMRPGDCGGPDHVGALAADAVVAEAIKVVARSHQPACVMEDGRCLGVVDHERLLDVVAGTELHKEAV, encoded by the coding sequence ATGAACGGCACCCCGGTCTTCTCCGTGGACGGCCTGTGGAAGGTCTTCGGCCCGAAGGCGGACCGAGTCCCCACGGACCCCGAACTGTCCGCGCTCTCCCCTGCCGAACTCCGCTCCCGCACCGGCTGCACGGCAGCGGTCAGGGACGTCTCCTTCGACGTCCGCAAGGGCGAGGTCTTCGTCGTCATGGGCCTGTCCGGCTCGGGCAAGTCCACCCTGGTCCGCTGTCTGACCCGCCTGATCGAGCCGACGTCCGGCACGATCGCCATCGACGGCGAGGATGTCCGCGCCATGGACAAGTCCCGCCTGCGCGAACTGCGCCGCCACCGCGCGGCGATGGTCTTCCAGCACTTCGGCCTGCTGCCCCACCGCACGGTCCTCGACAACGTCGCATACGGCCTGGAGATCCAGGGCGTCGGCAAGTCCGAACGCCGCGAACGCGCCGCCGAGGTCGTCGCCAAGGTCGGCCTGGAGGGCATGGAACAGCGCAAGCCGAGCCAGCTCTCGGGCGGCCAGCGCCAACGAGTGGGCCTGGCCCGCGCGCTGGCGGTGGACCCGGAGGTGCTTCTCTTCGACGAGCCCTTCAGCGCCCTCGACCCCCTGATCCGCCGGGACATGCAGGAGGAGGTCATCCGCCTGCACCGCGAAGAGGGCCGCACGATGGTCTTCATCACGCACGACTTGAGCGAGGCCCTGAAACTGGGCGACCGCATCGCACTGATGCGAGACGGCCGAGTGGTCCAGCTCGGCACCCCGGAGGAGATCGTCGGTTCCCCGGCCGACGACTACGTCCGCGAGTTCGTCCGGGACGTACCGCGCGAGCAGGTGATGACGGTGCGTACGGCCATGCGTCCCGGCGACTGCGGTGGCCCGGACCATGTGGGTGCGCTGGCCGCCGACGCGGTGGTCGCCGAGGCCATCAAGGTCGTCGCCCGCAGTCATCAGCCCGCCTGTGTCATGGAGGACGGTCGGTGTCTGGGGGTTGTCGACCACGAACGGTTGCTGGACGTCGTGGCCGGAACGGAGCTCCACAAGGAGGCGGTCTGA
- the rocD gene encoding ornithine--oxo-acid transaminase produces MSTTETLIATAEAHGAHNYAPLPVVVASADGAWMTDVEGRRYLDLLAGYSALNFGHRNRRIIEAAKAQLERVTLTSRAFHHDRYAAFCEELAQLCGMEMVLPMNTGVEAVETAVKTARKWGYRVKGVPAERAKIVVAGGNFHGRTTTVISFSTDPEARADFGPYTPGFEIVPYGDLTAMRAAMTENTVAVLLEPIQGESGVIVPPSGYLPAVRELARERNVLFVADEIQSGLGRTGRTFACEHEGVVPDMYVLGKALGGGVVPVSAVVSSAEVLGVFRPGEHGSTFGGNPLACAVALEVIAMVRSGEYQARSAELGEHLHRELAALADTGRVTEVRGRGLWAGVDIARAYGTGREVSEKLMDRGVLVKDTHGPTIRIAPPLVIGKEDLDWGLAQLRAVLGV; encoded by the coding sequence GTGAGCACTACGGAAACCCTCATCGCCACGGCCGAGGCGCACGGTGCGCACAACTACGCGCCGCTGCCGGTCGTCGTCGCCTCTGCCGACGGGGCGTGGATGACGGATGTGGAGGGGCGGCGGTATCTGGATCTGCTGGCCGGTTACTCGGCCCTCAATTTCGGGCACCGCAACCGGCGGATCATCGAGGCGGCCAAGGCGCAGCTGGAGCGGGTGACGCTGACGTCGCGGGCGTTCCATCACGATCGGTACGCCGCATTCTGCGAGGAGCTCGCGCAGTTGTGCGGCATGGAGATGGTGCTGCCGATGAACACCGGCGTGGAGGCGGTGGAGACCGCGGTCAAGACCGCCCGGAAGTGGGGGTACCGGGTCAAGGGCGTGCCCGCCGAGAGGGCGAAGATCGTGGTCGCGGGCGGCAATTTCCATGGCCGTACGACGACGGTCATCAGCTTCTCCACCGATCCGGAGGCGCGCGCCGACTTCGGGCCGTACACACCGGGGTTCGAGATCGTGCCGTACGGAGATCTGACGGCGATGCGGGCGGCGATGACGGAGAACACCGTCGCGGTGCTGCTGGAGCCGATCCAGGGCGAGTCGGGGGTGATCGTGCCGCCGTCCGGTTATCTGCCGGCGGTGCGGGAGCTGGCTCGGGAGCGGAACGTGCTGTTCGTGGCCGATGAGATCCAGTCGGGCCTCGGGCGGACGGGGCGGACCTTCGCGTGCGAGCACGAGGGGGTGGTGCCGGACATGTATGTGCTGGGCAAGGCGCTCGGGGGCGGTGTGGTGCCGGTGTCGGCGGTGGTGTCGTCGGCGGAGGTGCTGGGGGTGTTCCGGCCCGGGGAGCACGGGTCGACGTTCGGGGGGAATCCGCTGGCCTGTGCGGTGGCGCTGGAGGTGATCGCGATGGTGCGGTCGGGCGAGTACCAGGCGCGCTCCGCGGAGCTCGGCGAGCATCTGCACCGGGAGCTGGCGGCGCTGGCCGACACAGGACGGGTGACGGAGGTGCGGGGCCGCGGACTGTGGGCGGGCGTGGACATCGCCCGGGCGTACGGAACCGGGCGCGAGGTTTCGGAGAAGCTGATGGATCGCGGGGTGCTGGTGAAGGACACCCATGGCCCGACGATCCGGATCGCGCCGCCGCTGGTGATCGGCAAGGAGGATCTGGACTGGGGGCTTGCCCAACTCCGGGCCGTGCTGGGGGTCTAG
- a CDS encoding ABC transporter substrate-binding protein, whose product MRVRITVTAAVGGALLLLTGCGAADMTKQASPFANAQGAKTVTLSVQSWVGAQANVAVAQYLLEHELGYRVDTVQVDEVPAWDALSQGRVDAIMEDWGHPDQEQRYVQDKKTIVNGGGLGVTGHIGWYVPTYFAKQHPDVTDWKNLNKYADQMRTPESGGKGQLMDGSPSYVTNDKALVQNLDLDYQVVFAGSEAAQITQIKQFAKEQKPFLTYWYAPQWLFKKVPMTEVKLPAYKEGCDADPEKVACAYPHTPLQKYLNADFAKDGGEAAAFLKKFKWTTEDQNEVSLMIADQKLTPEEAAKKWADSHESTWRSWLS is encoded by the coding sequence ATGCGAGTTCGCATCACTGTGACCGCTGCCGTGGGCGGCGCGCTGCTCCTGCTCACCGGCTGCGGCGCCGCCGACATGACCAAGCAGGCCTCGCCGTTCGCCAACGCCCAGGGCGCCAAGACGGTCACCCTGTCCGTCCAGTCCTGGGTCGGCGCCCAGGCCAACGTGGCCGTCGCCCAGTATCTGCTGGAGCACGAGCTCGGCTACCGCGTCGACACCGTCCAGGTCGACGAGGTGCCCGCCTGGGACGCGCTCAGCCAGGGCCGGGTCGACGCGATCATGGAGGACTGGGGCCACCCCGACCAGGAACAGCGATACGTCCAGGACAAGAAGACGATCGTCAACGGCGGCGGCCTCGGCGTCACCGGCCACATCGGCTGGTACGTCCCGACGTACTTCGCAAAGCAGCATCCGGACGTCACAGACTGGAAGAACCTCAACAAGTACGCCGACCAGATGCGCACCCCGGAGAGCGGCGGCAAGGGCCAGCTGATGGACGGCTCGCCCTCCTACGTCACCAACGACAAGGCGCTGGTGCAGAACCTCGACCTGGACTACCAGGTGGTGTTCGCCGGTTCGGAGGCCGCCCAGATCACCCAGATCAAGCAGTTCGCCAAGGAGCAGAAGCCCTTCCTGACCTACTGGTACGCCCCCCAGTGGCTGTTCAAGAAGGTCCCCATGACCGAGGTGAAGCTGCCGGCGTACAAGGAGGGCTGCGACGCGGACCCGGAGAAGGTGGCCTGCGCCTATCCGCACACCCCGCTGCAGAAGTACCTCAACGCCGACTTCGCGAAGGACGGCGGCGAGGCCGCGGCGTTCCTGAAGAAGTTCAAGTGGACGACCGAGGACCAGAACGAGGTCTCCCTGATGATCGCCGACCAGAAGCTGACCCCCGAGGAGGCGGCGAAGAAGTGGGCGGACAGCCACGAGTCCACCTGGCGGTCGTGGCTGTCCTGA
- a CDS encoding ABC transporter permease translates to MATVTASTPGVLPGGLLRHRAVHKLLLLALAAAILVPLANSRWASGTWPDALTVDLTTPLTTTSDWIIDNRDSHPLFLHFLGHISNAVVMGVRVVYLFLLAAGWAGVTALGALVAWRVAGARLALGTAAAFLTCGALGMWVPTMQTLALMVVAVLASVVVGALLGLASGLSDRLDRALRPVLDTMQVLPAFAYLLPVVLIFGIGVPAAVLATVVYAAPPMARLTALGLRGADKEVLEAVDSLGATARQRLLTARIPLARKELLLGVNQTIMMALSMAVIASVIGAGGLGDRVYQALASVDVGAALAAGIPIVLLAVVLDRVTAAAGDGTERTGRAGWVYALVAALAVAVAGRLMGRLDWPDAWVLNIAEPVNRAVDWMTAHLYSGVPVIGGTAEWAGHFTTWVLDPVRDGLQWLPWWAVLLVVAALAWLIGTWRTALTATLAMAAIGVLGVWEPSLDTLSQVLAAVAVTLVLGVATGVAAARSDRVDRALRPVLDIFQTMPQFVYLIPVVALFGVGRAPAVAAAVVYALPAVVRITAQGLRQVDPAALESARSLGATPAQQLWQVQLPLARRSLLLAVNQGVVLVLAVVIIGGLVGGGALGYDVVFGLAQGDLATGLVAGAAIVCLGLMLDRVTQPTDRRTKKGA, encoded by the coding sequence ATGGCTACGGTCACCGCATCGACCCCTGGTGTGCTCCCCGGCGGCCTGCTCAGGCACCGGGCCGTCCACAAGCTGCTGCTCCTGGCGCTCGCCGCCGCGATCCTCGTACCCCTGGCCAACTCCCGCTGGGCCAGCGGCACCTGGCCCGACGCCCTCACCGTCGACCTCACCACCCCGCTGACCACCACCAGCGACTGGATCATCGACAACCGGGACAGCCACCCGCTGTTCCTCCACTTCCTCGGCCACATCAGCAACGCGGTCGTCATGGGCGTACGCGTCGTCTATCTGTTCCTGCTGGCCGCGGGCTGGGCCGGTGTCACCGCGCTCGGCGCCCTCGTCGCCTGGCGGGTCGCGGGCGCCCGGCTCGCCCTGGGCACCGCTGCCGCCTTCCTGACCTGCGGCGCCCTCGGTATGTGGGTGCCCACCATGCAGACGCTCGCCCTGATGGTGGTCGCCGTGCTGGCGTCCGTCGTCGTGGGCGCGCTGCTCGGGCTTGCCTCGGGCCTGTCCGACCGCCTGGACAGGGCCCTGCGCCCGGTCCTGGACACCATGCAGGTGCTCCCCGCCTTCGCCTACCTCCTCCCGGTCGTCCTGATCTTCGGCATCGGCGTACCCGCGGCCGTCCTCGCCACCGTCGTCTACGCCGCCCCGCCCATGGCCCGCCTCACAGCCCTCGGCCTGCGCGGCGCCGACAAGGAGGTGCTGGAGGCCGTCGACTCCCTCGGCGCCACCGCCCGCCAGCGACTGCTGACCGCCCGCATTCCGCTGGCCCGCAAGGAACTCCTCCTCGGCGTCAACCAGACGATCATGATGGCGCTGTCCATGGCCGTCATCGCGTCGGTCATCGGCGCCGGCGGCCTGGGCGACCGCGTCTACCAGGCCCTGGCCTCGGTCGACGTGGGCGCGGCCCTGGCAGCCGGCATTCCGATCGTGCTGCTGGCGGTCGTACTGGACCGCGTAACGGCCGCGGCGGGCGACGGCACCGAGCGAACAGGCCGCGCGGGCTGGGTGTACGCCCTTGTCGCCGCCCTGGCCGTCGCCGTGGCCGGACGTCTCATGGGCCGCCTCGACTGGCCCGACGCCTGGGTGCTGAACATCGCCGAACCGGTCAACCGCGCCGTCGACTGGATGACCGCCCACCTCTACTCCGGCGTCCCCGTCATCGGCGGCACAGCCGAATGGGCGGGACACTTCACCACCTGGGTCCTGGACCCCGTACGCGACGGCCTCCAGTGGCTGCCCTGGTGGGCCGTACTGCTCGTCGTCGCCGCACTCGCCTGGCTGATCGGCACCTGGCGCACCGCGCTCACCGCGACCCTCGCCATGGCCGCGATCGGAGTGCTCGGCGTATGGGAGCCGTCCCTGGACACCCTGTCCCAGGTGCTGGCCGCCGTCGCCGTCACGTTGGTCCTCGGCGTCGCGACCGGTGTCGCGGCGGCCCGCAGCGATCGGGTGGACCGCGCCCTGCGCCCGGTCCTGGACATCTTCCAGACGATGCCGCAGTTCGTGTATCTGATCCCGGTCGTCGCGCTGTTCGGCGTCGGCCGCGCCCCCGCCGTCGCGGCGGCCGTCGTCTACGCGCTGCCCGCCGTCGTCCGTATCACCGCACAGGGCCTGCGCCAGGTCGACCCCGCCGCCCTGGAGTCGGCCCGCTCGCTCGGCGCGACCCCTGCCCAGCAGCTGTGGCAGGTCCAACTCCCGCTCGCCCGCCGCTCCTTGCTGCTCGCCGTCAACCAGGGCGTGGTCCTGGTCCTCGCCGTCGTCATCATCGGCGGCCTGGTCGGCGGTGGCGCGCTCGGCTACGACGTCGTCTTCGGCCTCGCCCAGGGCGACCTGGCGACGGGCCTGGTGGCCGGTGCCGCGATCGTCTGTCTGGGCCTGATGCTCGACCGGGTGACCCAGCCGACGGATCGCCGTACGAAGAAGGGAGCGTGA
- a CDS encoding isocitrate lyase/PEP mutase family protein, translated as MTVEVFRALHRHRTPGDPLVLPGPWDAASARALQEAGFPALATPSAGVAASLGYEDGGTPADEMFAAVARIVRAVDVPVSADVEGGYGLAPKELVERLLEAGAVGCNLEDSEEGVLKDPREHADWLAEVRAAAADRLFVNARIDTFIRGVAKPERVIERAALYVAAGADCVYPIGAPTAVLPLLRAGIQGPMNVIAKVGEGPSPAELGERGATRITFGPYLQRRATEGIAGLLR; from the coding sequence GTGACCGTCGAGGTCTTTCGTGCCCTGCACCGGCACCGGACCCCGGGCGATCCGCTCGTCCTGCCGGGCCCATGGGACGCGGCGAGCGCGCGTGCCCTGCAGGAGGCCGGGTTCCCGGCGCTCGCCACGCCCAGCGCCGGGGTCGCCGCCTCGCTCGGGTACGAGGACGGGGGGACCCCGGCCGACGAGATGTTCGCGGCGGTCGCGCGGATCGTGCGGGCCGTGGACGTGCCGGTGTCGGCGGACGTCGAGGGCGGGTACGGGCTCGCGCCGAAGGAACTGGTGGAGCGGTTGCTGGAGGCGGGGGCCGTCGGGTGCAACCTCGAGGACTCCGAAGAGGGTGTGCTCAAGGATCCGCGCGAGCATGCCGACTGGCTCGCCGAGGTACGGGCCGCCGCCGCGGACCGGCTCTTCGTCAACGCGCGTATCGACACCTTCATCCGGGGGGTCGCGAAACCCGAACGGGTCATCGAGCGGGCCGCGTTGTACGTCGCCGCGGGCGCCGACTGCGTGTATCCGATCGGCGCCCCCACGGCCGTACTGCCGCTGCTGCGGGCCGGGATCCAGGGGCCGATGAATGTGATCGCCAAGGTGGGTGAGGGCCCCTCGCCCGCCGAGCTCGGGGAGCGAGGGGCCACGCGGATCACCTTCGGGCCGTACTTGCAGCGCCGGGCGACGGAAGGGATCGCCGGGCTGCTGCGGTGA
- a CDS encoding glycine hydroxymethyltransferase: MSEQPLSNESTAFRAALDVIRAVEPRVADAIGQEVHDQREMLKLIASENYASPATLLAMGNWFSDKYAEGTIGRRFYAGCRNVDTVESLAAEHAKELFGARHAYVQPHSGIDANLVAFWSVLAARVEAPALEKAGVRQVNDLSDADWAELRQAFGNQRMLGMSLDAGGHLTHGFRPNISGKMFDQRSYGTDSATGLIDYEALRVSAREFKPLIIVAGYSAYPRLVNFRIMREIADEVGATLMVDMAHFAGLVAGKVLTGDFDPVPHAQIVTTTTHKSLRGPRGGMVLCDDSLKDQVDRGCPMVLGGPLPHVMAAKAVALAEARQDSFRDYAQRIVDNSRALAEGLMRRGATLVTGGTDNHLNLIDVAGSYGLTGRQAEAALLESGIVTNRNAIPADPNGAWYTSGIRIGTPALTTRGLGTAEMDEVAGLIDRVLTTAEPGTTKSGAPSKAAHVLDPKIADEISHRATDLVAGFPLYPEIDLG, encoded by the coding sequence TTGTCCGAGCAGCCCTTGTCCAATGAATCCACCGCCTTCCGCGCCGCCCTCGACGTCATCCGCGCCGTGGAGCCGCGGGTCGCCGATGCCATCGGCCAGGAGGTCCACGACCAGCGCGAGATGCTCAAACTGATCGCGTCCGAGAACTACGCCTCCCCGGCCACCCTGCTCGCGATGGGCAACTGGTTCAGCGACAAGTACGCCGAGGGCACCATCGGCCGCCGCTTCTACGCCGGCTGCCGCAATGTCGACACCGTCGAGTCCCTCGCCGCGGAACACGCCAAGGAACTCTTCGGCGCCCGCCACGCCTACGTCCAGCCGCACTCCGGCATCGACGCCAACCTCGTCGCCTTCTGGTCCGTCCTCGCCGCCCGCGTCGAGGCCCCCGCTCTGGAGAAGGCCGGCGTCCGCCAGGTCAACGACCTCTCCGACGCCGACTGGGCCGAGCTGCGCCAGGCCTTCGGTAACCAGCGCATGCTCGGCATGTCCCTGGACGCCGGCGGCCATCTCACCCACGGCTTCCGCCCGAACATCTCCGGCAAGATGTTCGACCAGCGCTCCTACGGCACCGACTCGGCCACCGGCCTGATCGACTACGAGGCGCTGCGGGTGTCGGCCCGTGAGTTCAAGCCGCTGATCATCGTGGCCGGGTACTCCGCCTACCCCCGTCTGGTGAACTTCCGGATCATGCGGGAGATCGCCGACGAGGTCGGCGCGACCCTGATGGTCGACATGGCCCACTTCGCGGGCCTGGTCGCCGGCAAGGTCCTCACCGGCGACTTCGACCCGGTCCCGCACGCCCAGATCGTCACCACCACCACCCACAAGTCGCTGCGCGGCCCGCGCGGCGGCATGGTCCTGTGCGACGACTCCCTCAAGGACCAGGTCGACCGCGGCTGCCCGATGGTCCTCGGTGGCCCGCTCCCGCACGTCATGGCCGCCAAGGCGGTGGCGCTGGCGGAGGCCCGCCAGGACTCGTTCCGCGACTACGCCCAGCGCATCGTCGACAACTCCCGCGCCCTCGCCGAGGGCCTGATGCGCCGGGGCGCGACCCTGGTCACGGGCGGCACGGACAACCACCTGAATCTGATCGACGTGGCCGGCTCGTACGGCCTCACCGGCCGCCAGGCCGAGGCCGCGCTGCTGGAGTCCGGCATCGTCACCAACCGCAACGCCATCCCGGCCGACCCCAACGGCGCCTGGTACACCTCCGGCATCCGCATCGGCACCCCCGCCCTGACCACCCGCGGTCTCGGCACCGCCGAGATGGACGAGGTCGCCGGCCTCATCGACCGCGTCCTCACCACCGCGGAGCCCGGCACCACCAAGTCCGGCGCCCCCTCCAAGGCCGCCCACGTCCTCGACCCCAAGATCGCGGACGAGATCTCGCACCGGGCGACCGATCTGGTGGCCGGTTTCCCGCTGTACCCGGAGATCGACCTCGGCTGA
- a CDS encoding carboxymuconolactone decarboxylase family protein: MTTTTDHTAPEAPAEYAPEHAPRLLWAEHAPEVYKAMVRLDAAARRGTDPKLLELVKVRASQLNHCAFCLDMHTKDALAAGESVERIIQLSAWEESAHFYTEKELAAIALTEAVTVLTDGFVPDEVYAQAAAHFEEPELAQLIAAITVINAWNRFGVTCRMTPGHYQPGGHR; the protein is encoded by the coding sequence ATGACGACGACCACTGATCACACCGCCCCGGAAGCCCCTGCCGAATACGCCCCCGAGCACGCCCCTCGACTGCTCTGGGCCGAGCACGCGCCCGAGGTGTACAAGGCGATGGTCCGGCTCGACGCCGCCGCCCGCCGGGGCACGGACCCGAAGCTGCTGGAGCTGGTGAAGGTCCGCGCCTCGCAGCTCAACCACTGCGCGTTCTGCCTGGACATGCACACCAAGGACGCGCTGGCGGCCGGGGAGAGCGTGGAGCGGATCATCCAGCTCTCCGCCTGGGAGGAGTCGGCGCACTTCTACACCGAGAAGGAGCTCGCGGCCATCGCGCTGACCGAGGCGGTCACCGTGCTCACGGACGGTTTCGTGCCGGACGAGGTGTACGCGCAGGCCGCCGCCCACTTCGAGGAGCCGGAGCTGGCCCAGCTGATCGCCGCGATCACGGTGATCAACGCCTGGAACCGGTTCGGGGTGACCTGCCGGATGACGCCGGGCCACTACCAGCCGGGCGGCCATCGGTGA
- the pdxR gene encoding MocR-like pyridoxine biosynthesis transcription factor PdxR: MADTWATSGTLGIDLHLEPTAGPGLRRGLTDALREAVRTGRLAPGTRLPSSRSLSADLGIARNTVADAYADLVAEGWLTARQGSGTRVAEGRSTPPTATAPTRRVRPRPVHDLTAGTPDLASFPRAEWLKAARRALNTAPYDVLGYGDPRGRIELRTALASYLSRARGVRADPDRIVICAGFPHGVRLLGTVLRARGARTVAVESYGLPEHRKVLARTGLTTTPLPFDELGTDPDELTDAGAVLLTPAHQFPMGAVLHRSRRAAVVDWARRTGGLILEDDYDGEFRYDRQPVGALQGLDPDHVVYLGTASKSLAPGLRLAWLVLPPALVEPVTTAKGDVDTCGVLDQLTLAEFIAHGAHDRHVRASRLRYRRRRDALVAALAERAPDVRVTGVAAGLHAVLCLPPGTEASVVQAAHWQGLSLHGLAYFRHEQATAEPLDALVVGYGTPPDHAWAGALEALCRVLP, encoded by the coding sequence ATGGCAGATACATGGGCCACTTCTGGAACCCTGGGCATCGACCTCCACCTGGAGCCGACCGCCGGACCCGGGCTGCGTCGAGGCCTGACCGACGCCCTGCGCGAGGCCGTCCGCACCGGCCGGCTGGCCCCCGGCACCCGGCTGCCCTCCTCCCGCTCCCTCTCCGCCGACCTCGGCATCGCCCGCAACACCGTCGCCGACGCCTACGCCGACCTCGTCGCCGAGGGCTGGCTCACCGCCCGCCAGGGCTCGGGCACCCGAGTCGCCGAGGGCCGCTCCACACCCCCCACGGCCACCGCCCCGACCCGCCGAGTCCGCCCCCGCCCGGTGCATGACCTGACCGCCGGCACCCCCGACCTCGCCTCCTTCCCCCGCGCCGAATGGCTCAAGGCGGCCCGCCGCGCCCTGAACACGGCCCCCTACGACGTCCTCGGCTACGGCGACCCACGCGGCCGCATCGAACTGCGCACCGCCCTCGCGAGCTACCTCTCCCGCGCCCGAGGCGTACGCGCCGACCCCGACCGCATCGTCATCTGCGCCGGCTTCCCCCACGGCGTGCGCCTCCTCGGCACAGTCCTGCGGGCCCGCGGCGCCCGAACAGTCGCCGTCGAGTCCTACGGACTCCCCGAACACCGCAAGGTGTTGGCGCGGACAGGACTCACCACCACCCCCCTCCCCTTCGACGAACTCGGCACGGACCCCGATGAGTTGACGGACGCCGGTGCCGTACTGCTCACGCCCGCCCACCAGTTCCCCATGGGCGCCGTCCTGCACCGCTCCCGGCGTGCCGCCGTCGTGGACTGGGCCCGGCGCACCGGCGGCCTGATCCTGGAGGACGACTACGACGGCGAGTTCCGCTACGACCGCCAGCCCGTCGGCGCACTCCAGGGCCTGGACCCCGACCATGTCGTCTACCTGGGCACCGCCAGCAAATCCCTCGCCCCCGGCCTGCGCCTGGCCTGGCTTGTCCTGCCGCCCGCCCTGGTGGAGCCGGTGACGACGGCCAAGGGCGACGTGGACACCTGCGGGGTGCTCGACCAGCTCACCCTGGCCGAGTTCATCGCCCACGGCGCCCACGACCGCCACGTCCGCGCGTCCCGGCTGCGCTACCGCCGACGCCGGGACGCCCTGGTCGCCGCCCTCGCCGAGCGCGCCCCGGACGTCCGCGTCACCGGCGTCGCGGCCGGCCTGCACGCCGTCCTGTGCCTGCCACCCGGCACCGAGGCGTCCGTCGTCCAGGCGGCCCACTGGCAGGGCCTGTCCCTGCACGGCCTGGCGTACTTCCGCCACGAACAGGCCACCGCCGAGCCCCTCGACGCCCTCGTCGTCGGCTACGGAACCCCGCCCGACCACGCATGGGCGGGGGCCCTCGAAGCCCTGTGCAGGGTGCTGCCGTAA